A region from the Pelobates fuscus isolate aPelFus1 chromosome 3, aPelFus1.pri, whole genome shotgun sequence genome encodes:
- the SPG21 gene encoding maspardin: MGAIKISPDYNWFRSTVPLKKIIVDDDDTKVWSLYDAGPRTVRCPIIFLPPVSGTADVFFHQILALTAWGYRVITLQYPIYWDLLEFCDGFRKLLDDLHLDKVHLFGASLGGFLAQKFAEYTHKSPRVQSLILCNSFSDTSIFNQTWTANSFWLMPAFMLKKIVLGNFASGPVDPVMADAIDFMVDRLESLNQSELAARLTLNCQNSYVEPHKIRDLAVTIMDVFDQSALSTDAKEEMYKLYPNARRAHMKTGGNFPYLCRSAEVNLYVQIHLRQFHGTRYAAIDPSMVSAEELEVQKGCSAPSTETEES, translated from the exons ATGGGTGCCATCAAGATCTCTCCGGATTATAATTGGTTCCGAAgcactgttcctttaaagaag ATCATTGTTGATGATGATGATACCAAAGTGTGGTCTCTGTATGATGCTGGCCCTCGTACAGTACGTTGTCCAATTATATTTCTGCCCCCAGTGAGTGGCACAGCTGACGTGTTCTTCCACCAAATACTGGCATTGACTGCATGGGGTTACAGAGTTATCACT TTACAGTATCCGATTTACTGGGACCTCCTAGAGTTTTGTGATGGGTTCCGCAAGCTTCTGGACGACCTACACTTGGATAAG GTACATCTGTTTGGTGCCTCTCTGGGGGGATTCCTCGCTCAGAAGTTTGCAGAATACACTCACAAATCTCCACGAGTCCAGTCCCTCATTTTATGCAACTCTTTCAGCGATACTTCAATCTTCAACCAGACCTGGACAGCAAACAG CTTTTGGCTAATGCCTGCATTCATGCTAAAGAAGATTGTTTTGGGGAATTTTGCATCTGGTCCTGTAGACCCAGTCATGGCTGACGCAATAGATTTCATGGTTGATAGG CTTGAGAGTTTGAATCAGAGCGAGCTGGCCGCCCGTCTCACCCTCAATTGCCAAAATTCCTATGTGGAACCACACAAGATTCGGGACCTTGCAGTTACCATCATGGAT GTTTTTGACCAGAGTGCTCTGTCCACGGATGCCAAGGAGGAAATGTACAAACTGTACCCCAATGCAAGAAGAGCCCACATGAAAACTGGAGGAAACTTCCCGTACTTATGTCGGAGTGCAGAGGTCAATCTCTATGTACAG ATTCACTTGCGACAGTTTCACGGCACCAGATATGCAGCAATAGATCCATCGATGGTGAGTGCTGAAGAGCTTGAGGTGCAGAAAGGATGCTCTGcacccagcacagagacagaggaGAGCTAA